A single window of Vigna radiata var. radiata cultivar VC1973A chromosome 4, Vradiata_ver6, whole genome shotgun sequence DNA harbors:
- the LOC106758113 gene encoding oxysterol-binding protein-related protein 3C, whose product MGSPEKNENKGFFAAMTSGFSIFSNAMHRSVNGLLGYEGVEVINPEGGKEDAEEEAQRGRWKPEERDGYWKMMHKYIGSDVTSMVTLPVIIFEPMTMLQKMAELMEYSYLLDQADKCEDPYMRMVYASSWAISVYFAYQRTWKPFNPILGETYEMANHGRVSFLAEQVSHHPPMSAGHAENEHFTYDVTSKLKTKFLGNSVDVYPVGRTRVTLKKDGVVIDLVPPPTKVNNLIFGRTWIDSPGEMVMTNLTTGDKVILYFQPCGWFGAGRYEVDGYVYNSAEEPKILMTGKWNESMSYQPCDLEGEPLPDTELKEVWHVADVPANDKFDYTYFAHKLNSFDTAPRKLLPSDSRLRPDRFALEMGDLSKSGAEKSSLEERQRAEKKIREAKGHKFAPRWFDLTEEVTSTPWGDLEIYQYNGKYTEHRTAIDNSDSIDHLDNKDIEFNPWQYGDLSKE is encoded by the exons ATGGGTAGCCCTGAGAAGAATGAAAACAAGGGCTTTTTCGCCGCCATGACTTCCGGCTTCTCCATCTTCAGCAATGCTATGCACCGATCTGTAAACGg GTTGCTGGGGTATGAAGGGGTAGAAGTCATAAATCCGGAGGGTGGTAAAGAGGACGCAGAGGAGGAAGCCCAGAGAGGAAGATGGAAACCTGAG GAAAGAGACGGTTACTGGAAGATGATGCACAAATATATTGGCTCAGATGTAACATCAATGGTAACGCTACctgttattatttttgaacCAATGACTATGCTTCAGAAAATGGCAGAG TTGATGGAGTACTCCTACTTGTTAGATCAGGCAGATAAATGTGAGGACCCATACATGAGGATGGTATATGCAT CGTCATGGGCTATATCTGTGTACTTTGCATACCAACGGACCTGGAAGCCTTTTAACCCTATCCTTGGAGAGACTTACGAGATGGCTAACCATGGTCGAGTTTCATTTCTTGCAGAACAG gTGAGTCACCATCCCCCGATGAGTGCTGGTCATGCTGAGAATGAGCATTTTACATATGACGTGACTTCAAAGTTAAAGACTAAGTTTTTGGGAAATTCTGTTGATGTTTACCCCGTTGGAAG AACACGTGTAACCCTCAAGAAGGATGGTGTAGTTATCGATTTGGTTCCCCCTCCAACCAAggttaataatttgatatttggACGAACATGGATTGATTCACCTGGGGAGATGGTAATGACGAACTTGACAACAGGGGACAAAGTTATACTCTACTTTCAACCATGTGGATGGTTTGG GGCTGGTCGCTATGAAGTAGATGGATATGTGTATAACTCTGCCGAGGAGCCTAAAATATTGATGACTGGAAAGTGGAATGAGTCAATGAGTTATCAACCATGTGATTTGGAAGGAGAGCCTCTTCCAGACACAGAATTGAAAGag GTTTGGCATGTTGCTGATGTACCAGCAAATGATAAATTCGACTATACATACTTTGCGCATAAATTAAACAGCTTTGACACTGCTCCTAGAAAGTTGTTGCCATCAGACTCCCGTTTACGTCCAGATAGATTTGCACTTGAAATGGGTGATCTATCCAAATCAGGGGCAGAAAAGAGCAG TTTGGAGGAGAGGCAACGCGCTGAAAAGAAAATCCGAGAAGCCAAAGGGCATAAATTTGCACCAAGATGGTTTGATTTGACTGAAGAGGTGACTTCAACTCCATGGGGTGATTTGGAGATCTACCAATACAATGGTAAATACACTGAGCATCGTACTGCTATTGATAACTCAGACAGCATTGATCATCTTGATAATAAAGATATTGAATTTAATCCATGGCAGTATGGTGATTTGTCCAAAGAATGA